In the genome of Carnobacterium pleistocenium FTR1, one region contains:
- the rpmH gene encoding 50S ribosomal protein L34 produces MKRTYQPKKRKRQKVHGFRKRMSTKSGRNVLQSRRRKGRKVLSA; encoded by the coding sequence ATGAAAAGAACTTACCAACCTAAAAAACGTAAACGTCAAAAAGTACATGGCTTCCGTAAACGCATGAGTACTAAAAGTGGGCGTAATGTATTACAAAGTAGACGCCGTAAAGGAAGAAAAGTATTGTCTGCATAG
- the dnaN gene encoding DNA polymerase III subunit beta — protein sequence MKFTIKRSAFLKSLADVQRAISSRTTIPILTGLKIIANDEGLTLTGSDSDISIEAFIPISEEENLLTIEKTGGIVLQARFFSEIVKKLPEETMTIEILDHFQALITSATASFTINGLDPNNYPHLPIIDTSESFTLPVNLFKQVIGQTVIAISTHESRPILTGVNIVIENGKFLAVATDSHRLSQRVIPIEMNDEQASKKYNIIIPGKSLVELSRTLDETTDTIEMMITENQVLFKSENMYFYSRLLEGYYPDTKRLIPENSSTEISFSASALLGSIERASLLSHEGKNNVVKITINPDLIEISGNSPEVGNVKEELNYLSVEGEPIELSFNPDYMKDALRTFGQTDIKIKFTSPVRPFILVPSENGQDFIQLITPVRTF from the coding sequence ATGAAATTTACAATTAAACGAAGTGCCTTTTTAAAAAGCCTAGCTGATGTTCAGCGTGCCATTTCTTCTAGAACAACTATTCCAATATTGACTGGATTAAAAATCATTGCAAATGATGAAGGACTAACTTTAACTGGTAGTGACTCAGACATTTCAATCGAAGCTTTTATCCCTATCTCAGAAGAAGAAAATTTGTTAACGATTGAAAAAACTGGAGGAATTGTTTTACAAGCCCGCTTTTTTAGTGAGATTGTTAAAAAACTACCTGAAGAAACGATGACAATTGAAATACTTGATCATTTTCAAGCATTGATCACGTCAGCAACAGCTTCTTTTACCATTAATGGCTTAGATCCTAATAACTACCCTCACTTGCCAATCATTGATACATCAGAATCCTTTACTTTACCGGTAAATTTATTTAAACAAGTGATTGGACAAACGGTTATTGCTATTTCGACACATGAAAGCCGTCCGATATTGACCGGTGTAAACATTGTTATTGAAAACGGCAAATTTTTAGCAGTTGCTACAGATAGTCACCGTTTGAGTCAACGTGTGATTCCGATTGAAATGAATGATGAACAAGCATCAAAAAAATACAATATTATTATTCCTGGTAAGAGTTTAGTTGAATTATCTCGTACACTAGATGAAACAACGGACACTATTGAAATGATGATTACTGAAAATCAAGTTTTATTTAAATCAGAAAATATGTATTTTTATTCCCGTCTACTTGAAGGCTATTATCCTGATACAAAACGATTGATCCCAGAAAATTCTTCAACAGAAATCAGTTTCAGTGCTAGTGCATTATTGGGTTCGATTGAACGTGCTTCTTTGCTCTCACATGAAGGAAAAAATAACGTTGTAAAAATTACCATCAATCCAGATTTAATTGAAATCTCAGGTAATTCACCTGAAGTTGGTAACGTTAAAGAAGAATTAAATTACTTATCTGTTGAAGGCGAACCAATCGAACTTTCATTTAATCCGGATTATATGAAAGACGCATTAAGAACTTTTGGGCAAACAGATATAAAAATTAAATTTACTTCTCCAGTCCGTCCTTTTATCTTGGTTCCAAGTGAAAATGGCCAAGATTTTATTCAGTTGATTACACCTGTTCGAACTTTTTAA
- the gyrA gene encoding DNA gyrase subunit A, whose product MAEESNENITNIELSHEMRTSFLDYAMSVIVARALPDVRDGLKPVHRRILYGMSELGVTPDKSHKKSARIVGDVMGKYHPHGDSAIYESMVRMAQTWSYRYPLVDGHGNFGSVDGDGAAAMRYTEARMTKMALEMLRDINKDTIDYHDNYDGSEREPDVLPARFPNLLVNGVTGIAVGMATNIPPHNLSEVISALHILMNDPEATTADLMEAIPGPDFPTGGLVMGKSGIRKAYETGKGSIMVRAKVDIEILKNGKERIIVHELPYMVNKARLVERIADLARDKRIEGITDLADESDRDGMRVVIDVRRDVSASVVLNNLYKLTSLQTSFGFNMLAIVNGVPKVLSLKSILEEYLKHQEVVIRRRTAYDKRKAEARAHILEGLRIALDHIDEIIRIIRGSKTGDIAKTSLIETYGLSEKQAQAILDMRMVRLTGLERDKIEAEYTELMALIADMADILAKPERIHKIIEVELLEVQEKFGDARRTELLVGEVLSLEDEDLIEEEDIVITLTNKGYIKRLPSSEFKSQRRGGRGIQGMGVHDDDFIETLVSCSTHDTLLFFTNNGKVYRSKGYEIPEYGRTAKGIPVINLLGIDSGETVQAVINIREETEEGLYLFFTTLLGTVKRTDVKAFSNIRSNGLKAIVLKDNDELMSVSVTNGDQNIIIGTHLGYAVSFHEDDVRNMGRTAGGVRGIRLRENDYVIGVDLLTEDSEVLIITEKGYGKRTKASEYAIKGRGGKGIKTANITSKNGDLAGLTTVRGDEDIMLITNTGVIIRFSVSAVSQTGRATLGVRVIRVAEDVKVSTMAKVDAKVIDEEIDEAGIVSELASTELNESIEEVDSLNDSENDTEENTDTTEE is encoded by the coding sequence ATGGCTGAAGAATCAAATGAAAATATAACAAATATTGAATTAAGCCATGAAATGCGTACGTCATTCCTTGATTATGCAATGAGTGTTATCGTAGCGCGCGCATTGCCTGATGTACGAGATGGTTTGAAACCAGTACATCGCCGCATTTTATATGGTATGAGCGAATTGGGTGTAACGCCGGATAAATCTCACAAAAAGTCAGCACGTATCGTTGGGGATGTTATGGGTAAATACCATCCTCATGGAGATAGTGCAATCTATGAATCAATGGTTCGGATGGCCCAAACTTGGAGTTACCGCTATCCTTTAGTCGATGGTCATGGAAACTTTGGGTCAGTGGATGGCGATGGAGCTGCAGCGATGCGGTATACTGAAGCTCGAATGACAAAAATGGCATTAGAAATGCTGCGTGATATCAATAAAGACACGATTGATTACCATGATAACTACGATGGATCAGAACGTGAACCGGATGTTTTGCCAGCTCGCTTTCCTAATCTACTTGTAAACGGAGTAACGGGTATTGCTGTTGGTATGGCTACTAATATCCCACCCCATAACTTATCTGAGGTTATCTCAGCATTGCACATTTTGATGAATGATCCTGAGGCAACAACAGCTGATTTAATGGAAGCTATTCCTGGTCCTGATTTCCCAACTGGGGGATTAGTAATGGGTAAATCTGGTATTAGAAAAGCTTATGAAACCGGTAAAGGATCGATTATGGTCCGTGCTAAAGTTGACATCGAAATATTAAAAAATGGCAAAGAACGCATTATTGTTCATGAATTGCCTTACATGGTAAATAAAGCAAGATTAGTGGAACGAATTGCTGACTTAGCTAGAGACAAACGAATTGAAGGTATCACCGATCTAGCTGATGAATCCGATCGAGACGGTATGCGCGTTGTAATCGACGTGAGACGCGATGTTAGCGCAAGCGTAGTCTTGAATAATTTGTATAAATTAACATCTCTTCAAACATCCTTTGGCTTCAACATGCTAGCTATTGTTAATGGTGTTCCTAAGGTACTAAGTTTGAAATCCATTCTTGAAGAATATTTAAAACATCAAGAAGTTGTCATTCGTAGAAGAACGGCTTACGATAAACGTAAAGCTGAGGCACGTGCACACATCTTAGAAGGTCTAAGAATTGCTTTAGATCATATTGATGAAATTATTCGCATTATCCGTGGATCAAAAACGGGAGATATTGCTAAAACATCTTTGATTGAAACATATGGTTTATCAGAAAAACAAGCACAAGCGATTTTAGATATGCGAATGGTTCGATTAACGGGTCTAGAGCGCGATAAAATCGAAGCGGAATATACTGAATTGATGGCATTGATTGCAGATATGGCTGATATATTGGCTAAACCGGAACGGATACACAAGATAATTGAAGTAGAGCTTCTTGAAGTACAAGAAAAATTTGGGGATGCTCGACGGACAGAGTTATTAGTTGGAGAAGTTTTAAGTCTTGAAGACGAAGATTTAATCGAAGAAGAAGATATTGTTATTACTTTGACAAATAAAGGGTATATCAAACGCCTTCCAAGTTCTGAATTTAAATCGCAAAGACGTGGTGGACGTGGCATTCAAGGAATGGGAGTCCATGATGATGATTTCATTGAAACCCTGGTTTCTTGTTCAACGCATGACACTTTGTTATTCTTTACGAATAATGGGAAAGTTTACCGTTCGAAAGGATACGAAATTCCTGAATATGGCCGTACAGCTAAAGGAATCCCAGTCATTAACTTATTAGGTATTGACTCTGGAGAAACCGTTCAAGCCGTCATAAATATTAGAGAAGAAACTGAAGAAGGTCTATATCTCTTCTTTACAACGCTTCTTGGTACAGTTAAACGAACGGATGTAAAAGCATTTTCTAACATCCGAAGCAACGGTCTAAAAGCTATCGTGTTAAAAGATAATGACGAATTGATGTCTGTTTCTGTAACCAATGGAGATCAAAACATCATTATTGGAACACATTTAGGCTATGCTGTAAGCTTCCATGAAGATGATGTTCGAAATATGGGTAGAACCGCTGGTGGTGTTCGTGGTATCCGATTAAGAGAAAATGATTACGTCATCGGAGTAGATCTGTTAACAGAAGATTCTGAAGTACTGATCATTACAGAAAAAGGGTATGGTAAACGAACTAAAGCAAGTGAGTATGCTATTAAAGGCCGTGGCGGAAAAGGAATCAAAACTGCTAATATCACAAGTAAAAATGGTGATTTAGCTGGTTTAACAACCGTCAGAGGTGACGAAGATATTATGTTAATAACAAATACAGGTGTTATTATTCGCTTTAGTGTTTCAGCGGTATCGCAAACAGGCCGTGCAACATTAGGAGTACGCGTTATTCGAGTAGCTGAAGATGTAAAAGTTTCAACTATGGCAAAAGTAGATGCAAAAGTTATAGATGAGGAAATAGATGAAGCAGGAATTGTTTCTGAATTAGCGTCTACAGAATTAAATGAATCAATCGAAGAAGTTGATAGTTTAAACGACTCTGAGAATGATACAGAAGAAAATACTGATACAACAGAAGAATAA
- a CDS encoding YidC/Oxa1 family membrane protein insertase codes for MNKRKRLLLLLGTVFLAVVLVGCGTSPITEQSTGIWDKYIVFNFSRIIIWLADLFGGSFGIGIIIFTLIIRLVLLPVMHHQTKSTQKMSEMQPQLKKLQEKYATKDPDTQNKLKEETSKLYAEAGVNPVAGCLPLIIQMPVLIAMYQAISRTEALKTGDFLWMNLGAPDPYFILAVLAAILTYATTKLSTMSQLESNPTTTAMMYMMPALILFMGITLPSALSLYWVVGNAFSVGQTLLLNNPFKIKKAREEKNKAERDRQRALEKALKPKKRRK; via the coding sequence GTGAACAAACGTAAGCGATTACTTCTTTTATTAGGGACCGTTTTTTTAGCAGTTGTTTTGGTGGGTTGTGGCACTTCACCCATTACAGAACAAAGTACAGGGATTTGGGATAAATACATTGTTTTTAACTTCTCCCGTATCATCATTTGGTTAGCTGATTTATTTGGTGGGAGTTTTGGTATTGGAATCATTATTTTCACATTGATCATTCGATTGGTTCTTTTACCTGTCATGCACCATCAAACAAAAAGTACTCAAAAAATGTCAGAAATGCAACCGCAATTAAAAAAATTGCAAGAAAAATATGCTACTAAAGATCCGGATACTCAAAATAAATTAAAAGAAGAAACGTCTAAGTTATATGCAGAAGCAGGGGTTAATCCTGTAGCAGGGTGCTTGCCATTGATTATTCAAATGCCAGTGCTGATTGCTATGTATCAAGCCATTAGCCGTACAGAAGCTTTGAAAACAGGAGATTTTTTATGGATGAATCTGGGAGCACCAGATCCATATTTCATTTTAGCTGTACTAGCTGCTATATTGACGTATGCAACAACTAAGCTATCAACTATGAGTCAATTAGAGTCTAATCCAACAACAACAGCTATGATGTATATGATGCCAGCATTGATTTTATTCATGGGGATCACATTACCAAGTGCATTATCATTATATTGGGTTGTAGGAAATGCTTTTTCTGTTGGTCAAACATTATTATTGAATAATCCTTTTAAAATAAAGAAGGCACGTGAAGAAAAAAATAAAGCTGAACGTGATCGCCAACGTGCTCTTGAAAAAGCTTTAAAACCTAAAAAAAGAAGAAAATAA
- the recF gene encoding DNA replication/repair protein RecF (All proteins in this family for which functions are known are DNA-binding proteins that assist the filamentation of RecA onto DNA for the initiation of recombination or recombinational repair.), which translates to MLLKEIHLSNYRNYEHAEVIFSKGINVFLGENAQGKTSLMEAIYVLAMARSHRTANDKETIRWDQDFARVSGRIQKKNTSFPLEISISKKGKKAKFNHLEQKKLSEYIGNLNVILFAPEDLSLVKGSPSIRRKFLDMEMGQMSPIYLHHLVQYQHLLKQRNSYLKQLSFKKEKDLTFLDILTEQVAEYGAAILLERFSFVKKLENWAKPIHGEISKQKEQLEIGYTCSLKITNETSKEQIYLDLMDAYTQGKQRELEQRTTLFGPHRDDLKFSVNGRNVQTYGSQGQQRTTALSVKLAEIDLMKEMTGEYPVLLLDDVLSELDDERQTHLLKAIQNKVQTFLTTTSLDGIKKNMLEAPKIFLIDNGQVEMESE; encoded by the coding sequence ATGCTATTGAAAGAGATCCATCTTTCTAATTATCGTAACTATGAACATGCTGAAGTTATTTTTTCTAAGGGGATCAATGTTTTCTTAGGGGAGAATGCCCAAGGAAAAACTAGTCTGATGGAAGCTATTTACGTATTAGCAATGGCAAGAAGCCATAGGACTGCAAATGATAAAGAAACTATTCGTTGGGACCAAGATTTTGCACGGGTAAGTGGAAGAATACAAAAGAAAAATACAAGTTTCCCACTTGAAATTTCTATTTCCAAAAAAGGCAAAAAGGCAAAATTCAATCATTTGGAGCAAAAGAAACTAAGTGAATACATTGGAAATTTAAATGTCATCTTATTTGCGCCAGAAGATTTATCTTTGGTAAAAGGTTCACCTTCTATCAGAAGAAAATTTTTAGATATGGAAATGGGGCAAATGAGCCCTATTTATTTACACCATCTTGTGCAATATCAGCATCTTTTAAAACAAAGAAATAGTTATCTTAAGCAATTAAGTTTTAAAAAAGAGAAAGATCTAACTTTTTTAGATATTTTAACTGAGCAGGTAGCAGAGTATGGAGCAGCTATTTTATTAGAGCGTTTTTCGTTTGTAAAAAAATTGGAAAATTGGGCTAAACCGATCCATGGTGAAATTTCTAAACAAAAAGAACAACTTGAAATTGGCTATACTTGTAGTTTGAAAATTACAAATGAGACAAGTAAAGAACAAATTTATTTAGATTTAATGGATGCTTATACTCAAGGCAAGCAACGAGAATTAGAGCAACGGACAACTCTTTTTGGTCCTCATAGAGATGACTTGAAATTTAGTGTGAATGGAAGAAATGTCCAAACCTATGGCTCTCAAGGCCAGCAAAGAACAACGGCATTGAGTGTTAAATTGGCTGAAATCGATTTGATGAAAGAAATGACGGGTGAGTATCCTGTCTTATTGTTAGATGATGTTCTATCAGAATTGGATGATGAACGGCAAACTCATTTGTTGAAAGCTATTCAAAACAAAGTCCAAACGTTCTTAACGACAACTAGTTTAGATGGAATAAAGAAAAATATGCTGGAAGCTCCAAAAATTTTTCTGATTGATAATGGCCAAGTAGAAATGGAGAGTGAATGA
- the rnpA gene encoding ribonuclease P protein component, with product MRKTYRVKKEAEFQKVFHHGKSTANRQFVIYVLDKKDQPHFRVGISVGKKIGNAVMRNDVKRRIRQSLTELKPQLKAENDFIVIARKPIADMTMKETKKSLTHVLKLAKLLR from the coding sequence ATGAGAAAAACCTATCGTGTCAAAAAAGAAGCAGAATTTCAAAAAGTTTTTCACCATGGCAAATCAACAGCGAATCGCCAATTTGTCATCTATGTGCTAGATAAAAAGGACCAACCACATTTTCGTGTAGGAATATCTGTTGGTAAAAAAATAGGCAATGCTGTTATGCGGAATGATGTCAAAAGAAGGATTCGACAAAGTTTAACTGAGCTAAAACCGCAGCTAAAAGCAGAAAATGATTTTATTGTGATTGCTCGTAAACCAATAGCAGATATGACAATGAAGGAAACAAAAAAAAGCTTGACGCATGTCTTAAAGCTTGCAAAATTACTAAGATAG
- the yaaA gene encoding S4 domain-containing protein YaaA: protein MKKTIKINREFITLGQLLKHVNIISSGGMAKWYLAEHTVLVDAENENRRGKKLYPGSVVEIPSEGTYFIQSEGTATETIEEKK from the coding sequence ATGAAAAAAACAATTAAAATCAATCGTGAATTTATTACATTAGGACAACTTTTAAAACATGTAAATATTATTAGCAGCGGTGGCATGGCTAAATGGTACTTGGCTGAACATACAGTACTTGTTGATGCTGAAAATGAAAATCGTAGAGGAAAAAAACTTTATCCTGGTTCTGTTGTTGAAATACCAAGTGAAGGAACTTACTTTATCCAATCAGAAGGTACAGCTACTGAAACAATTGAGGAAAAAAAATAA
- the dnaA gene encoding chromosomal replication initiator protein DnaA: MDDLQTLWNFLKEKFKESLSKVSYDTWIESASPIRITDNNIIIEVPSSLHKEYWENNLATRIVENIYEYSSREISPLFVIKNEQETTNLANNNHRNEVPKKNWFKKDIQLNTKYTFDTFVIGKGNQMAHAAALVVAEEPGTIYNPLFFYGGVGLGKTHLMHAIGHQMLLLNPDARVKYVSSETFANDFINSIQNKTQEKFRNEYRSVDLLLVDDIQFFADKEGTQEEFFHTFNALYDDRKQIVLTSDRLPNEIPKLQERLVSRFAWGLSVDITPPDLETRIAILRKKANAERLEIPGDTLSYIAGQIDSNIRELEGALVRVQAYAAIESRDITTSLAADALKSMLPSAKPTTLTILDVQQVVSKYYQLSIADLKGKKRIKSIVLPRQIAMYLSRELTSNSLPKIGAEFGGKDHTTVIHAYEKIVHALTNDEQLKQEITDLKKKLT, translated from the coding sequence TTGGACGATCTACAAACACTATGGAATTTTTTGAAAGAAAAATTTAAAGAATCGCTATCCAAAGTTAGCTATGATACGTGGATAGAAAGTGCTAGTCCAATCCGTATCACAGATAACAACATTATTATTGAAGTCCCCTCTTCTTTGCATAAAGAGTATTGGGAAAATAACTTAGCTACCCGAATCGTTGAAAATATTTATGAATACTCCAGCCGTGAAATTTCGCCATTATTTGTTATCAAAAATGAACAAGAAACTACTAACCTTGCCAATAATAATCATCGTAATGAAGTTCCTAAAAAAAACTGGTTTAAAAAAGATATTCAATTAAATACAAAGTATACTTTTGATACCTTCGTTATAGGTAAAGGAAATCAGATGGCTCATGCCGCAGCATTAGTCGTTGCGGAAGAACCTGGAACAATTTACAATCCGTTATTTTTCTATGGCGGAGTTGGACTTGGCAAAACACATTTGATGCATGCTATAGGTCACCAAATGTTACTACTTAACCCTGATGCACGTGTCAAGTATGTGAGTAGTGAAACATTTGCGAATGATTTTATAAATTCCATCCAAAATAAAACACAAGAAAAATTTAGAAACGAATACCGTAGTGTTGATCTTCTTTTAGTAGATGATATTCAATTTTTTGCAGATAAAGAAGGAACGCAAGAGGAATTTTTCCATACTTTTAATGCTCTGTACGATGATCGTAAACAAATCGTATTGACTAGTGATCGTTTGCCGAATGAAATTCCTAAATTACAAGAACGTCTAGTATCAAGATTTGCATGGGGGTTATCCGTAGATATCACTCCTCCAGATCTGGAAACGCGAATTGCTATTTTAAGAAAGAAGGCAAATGCTGAACGTTTAGAAATTCCAGGCGACACTTTAAGTTATATCGCTGGTCAAATTGATTCAAATATTAGAGAATTAGAGGGTGCATTAGTTCGTGTCCAAGCTTACGCAGCAATCGAAAGTCGTGATATTACCACGAGTTTAGCTGCTGATGCATTAAAAAGTATGCTTCCTTCAGCAAAACCAACGACCCTTACCATTCTAGATGTTCAACAAGTTGTCAGTAAATATTATCAACTGTCGATTGCTGATCTTAAAGGTAAAAAGCGGATTAAATCTATTGTTTTACCCAGACAAATCGCTATGTATCTATCTCGTGAACTTACGTCAAATTCATTACCTAAAATCGGTGCTGAATTTGGTGGGAAAGATCATACAACTGTTATTCATGCTTATGAAAAAATCGTACATGCTTTAACAAATGATGAACAGTTAAAACAAGAAATAACCGATTTAAAGAAAAAATTAACATAG
- the jag gene encoding RNA-binding cell elongation regulator Jag/EloR has product MNKYTAQAETIDEAIQKALKELGITKKEASIEVIEQGRKGIFKIGKKDAIVTVTKIAAENDVNNFFDKSSSKTEIGKTASDSSEREVEEAPILTEMIISDEEELSRQADNKRNDEEAIKMVADYLQEIVQKMGISSTVRIEETRKQVVFHIETEKAGLVIGKHGKVLNALQSLAQVLLHHHAKTKLDAVVNVGDYRERRENALREVAERTAAKVRRTQQPVYLEPMPASERKQIHFYLSKDDGVVTHSEGNEPHRYLVVELK; this is encoded by the coding sequence ATGAATAAGTATACAGCTCAAGCTGAAACGATAGATGAAGCTATCCAAAAGGCATTGAAAGAACTTGGGATTACGAAAAAAGAAGCCTCTATTGAAGTAATAGAACAAGGCAGAAAAGGTATTTTTAAGATTGGGAAAAAAGATGCAATCGTAACAGTCACAAAAATTGCAGCTGAAAATGATGTTAATAATTTCTTTGACAAATCTTCCAGTAAAACTGAAATAGGAAAAACAGCATCAGACTCAAGTGAACGTGAAGTAGAAGAGGCTCCGATTTTGACAGAAATGATTATTTCGGACGAAGAAGAGCTTTCTAGGCAAGCGGATAACAAAAGAAATGATGAAGAGGCTATTAAGATGGTGGCAGATTACCTGCAAGAGATTGTCCAAAAAATGGGTATTTCTAGTACGGTAAGAATAGAAGAAACTAGAAAACAAGTCGTTTTTCATATTGAAACAGAAAAAGCGGGTTTGGTCATTGGCAAACATGGTAAAGTACTAAATGCTTTACAATCATTAGCTCAAGTGTTGTTGCATCATCATGCTAAAACAAAACTTGATGCGGTTGTAAATGTTGGAGACTATCGTGAGCGTAGAGAAAATGCTTTGAGAGAAGTAGCAGAGCGGACTGCTGCGAAAGTCCGTCGCACACAGCAACCTGTATACTTAGAACCAATGCCTGCTTCGGAAAGAAAACAAATCCATTTCTATTTGAGTAAAGATGATGGTGTTGTCACTCACTCTGAAGGTAATGAACCTCATCGCTATTTAGTAGTTGAATTAAAGTGA
- the gyrB gene encoding DNA topoisomerase (ATP-hydrolyzing) subunit B: MSEEMKSKQDLANEYDASQIQVLEGLEAVRKRPGMYIGSTSSEGLHHLVWEIVDNSIDEALAGFSDEINLSIEKDESIIVTDNGRGIPVDIQAKTGRPAVETVFTILHAGGKFGGGGYKVSGGLHGVGSSVVNALSTTLDVYVYKNGKIYHQQYAQGKVVHDVEVLGETDKHGTKVHFVPDPEIFKETVEFHFDKLATRVRELAFLNKGLKITVEDKRVGKEQFLEYHYEGGIQSYVAFLNENKTVLYDEPIFLEGEQLGVTVEVAMQHTDGYHNNLMSFANNIHTYEGGTHEFGFKTALTRVINDYAKKNKLIKENEENLTGEDVREGLTIVLSIKHPDPQFEGQTKTKLGNSEARTITDRLFSAHFEKFLLENPQVARQVVEKGLLAARARLAAKRAREVTRKKSGLEISNLPGKLADCSSKDPSVSELFIVEGDSAGGSAKQGRSRLFQAILPIRGKILNVEKATLDRILANEEIRSLFTAMGTGFGNDFDVSKARYHKLVIMTDADVDGAHIRTLLLTLFYRYMRPIVEAGYVYIAQPPLYQVRQGKKMVYLDSEVELENYLKEIPLSPKPVIQRYKGLGEMDAEQLWETTMNPENRRMLQVTVDDAIEADKSCDMLMGDRVEPRRQFIEENARYVQNLDI; encoded by the coding sequence GTGTCTGAAGAAATGAAAAGTAAACAAGATTTAGCAAATGAATATGATGCGAGTCAAATACAAGTTCTAGAAGGTTTAGAAGCCGTTCGTAAACGTCCAGGGATGTACATTGGTTCAACAAGCAGTGAAGGATTACACCATTTAGTATGGGAAATCGTAGATAATTCAATTGATGAAGCTCTAGCAGGTTTTTCTGATGAAATTAACCTTAGTATTGAAAAAGATGAAAGTATCATTGTTACGGATAATGGACGTGGAATCCCAGTTGATATTCAAGCTAAAACGGGCCGTCCAGCAGTAGAAACTGTTTTCACGATTCTGCATGCAGGTGGTAAATTTGGTGGTGGAGGCTATAAAGTTTCAGGTGGCTTACATGGGGTAGGATCTTCAGTGGTTAATGCTCTTTCAACTACGTTAGATGTTTATGTATATAAAAATGGAAAAATCTATCATCAACAATATGCTCAAGGAAAAGTTGTCCATGACGTAGAAGTGCTTGGTGAAACAGATAAACACGGAACAAAGGTCCATTTTGTACCAGATCCTGAAATATTTAAAGAAACGGTTGAATTTCACTTTGATAAATTAGCTACGCGTGTACGTGAATTAGCTTTCTTAAACAAAGGATTAAAAATTACAGTTGAAGATAAACGTGTTGGTAAAGAACAATTTTTAGAATACCACTATGAAGGTGGTATTCAGAGTTATGTAGCCTTTTTAAATGAAAATAAAACGGTTTTATATGATGAACCTATTTTCCTAGAAGGTGAACAACTTGGTGTCACTGTTGAAGTAGCTATGCAACATACAGATGGTTACCATAACAACTTAATGAGTTTTGCTAATAACATCCATACTTATGAAGGTGGAACACATGAATTTGGATTCAAAACAGCCTTGACACGTGTCATAAATGATTACGCTAAAAAGAATAAATTGATCAAAGAAAATGAAGAAAACTTAACGGGTGAAGATGTTCGTGAAGGATTAACGATCGTATTATCTATTAAACATCCAGATCCTCAATTCGAAGGACAAACAAAGACAAAATTAGGAAACTCTGAAGCACGTACTATTACGGATCGCTTGTTTTCTGCGCATTTTGAAAAATTCTTACTGGAAAACCCACAAGTAGCTCGTCAAGTTGTTGAAAAAGGCTTGCTTGCCGCTAGAGCGCGTTTAGCTGCAAAAAGAGCCCGTGAAGTTACTCGTAAAAAAAGTGGACTAGAGATCAGCAACCTCCCAGGTAAATTAGCTGATTGCTCAAGTAAAGATCCATCTGTCAGTGAATTATTTATCGTTGAGGGAGATTCTGCCGGAGGTTCTGCTAAGCAAGGACGTTCAAGACTATTCCAAGCTATTTTGCCGATTCGTGGAAAAATTTTAAATGTCGAAAAAGCAACACTAGATAGAATCTTAGCAAATGAAGAAATCCGATCATTGTTTACCGCTATGGGAACCGGATTTGGAAACGACTTTGATGTTTCTAAAGCCCGTTACCACAAATTAGTGATCATGACCGATGCGGACGTTGATGGAGCACATATTCGCACACTTTTATTAACGTTGTTTTATCGCTACATGCGTCCAATAGTTGAAGCGGGTTATGTCTACATCGCTCAGCCGCCTTTGTATCAAGTACGCCAAGGTAAAAAAATGGTTTATTTGGATTCCGAAGTTGAATTGGAAAATTATTTGAAAGAAATTCCGCTCTCACCAAAACCGGTGATCCAACGTTACAAAGGACTTGGAGAGATGGATGCTGAACAATTATGGGAAACAACCATGAATCCAGAAAATAGACGGATGCTACAAGTTACGGTTGACGATGCCATTGAAGCGGATAAAAGCTGTGATATGTTAATGGGTGACCGTGTTGAACCGAGACGTCAATTTATTGAAGAAAATGCACGCTATGTACAGAATTTAGATATTTAA